The DNA window GTGTACGAGTATGAGGAGCCGCATGAGATCGCCCTTGCAAAGGCGATTGCACGGTTCCCGGCGGTCCTCGATGCCGTCGTCACCGATCTCCGGCCCCACCTTCTTGCAACCTATATCCGGGATCTCGCCGACCTCTTCAACACCTTCTACCGGTTTGTCCCTGTGCTGAAGGCAGAGGGCCGGAGCCGGGATGCACGGCTCTGCCTGGTGCGGGCGACGAAGAACACGCTGAAAGAGTCGCTTCTGACCCTCGGTATCGATGCACTCGAAAGCATGTGATGCCCTGCGCAGGCAGGGATACAACTTCATCTCCCCCCTCTCTTCTGCCGCGGTCAAACCGTGTCTCTGGAGCAAGCGTGCCCTGGCCGGGGGAGATATGTGTTATAAACACCAGTTTTACGGTATCGAGAGCCACCGGTGCATCCAGATGACACCGACACTCCGGTGCAACCAGCGCTGCCTCTTCTGCTGGCGATCCCATGAGCTGCCGGCAGAGGAGGAGAAGGAGCTCCTGCCGGAGGAGATCGTCGCCAGTGTCAGAAAACTCCATAAAAAAGGGCTCTCAGGATACAAAACCCATGCCGGCACGACAGAGGAACGATGGCAGGAGGCGACGGAGAGGCCAAACCAGGTCGCCATCTCGCTCTCGGGTGAGCCGACCTGCTACTCCCACCTCCCCCAGCTTGTTGATCAGTTCATGGAGACGGGCCATACCGTCTTTGTCGTCTCAAACGGAACCCGTCCGTGGGTCATCCGGGATCTCCATCCCACCCAGCTCTATATCTCGCTCGATGCGCCGGACGAGGAGACCTACCGGCTGGTATGCCGGCCGATGGGCGATTATTGGGGGCGGATCCAGGAGAGCCTCTCGTATCTGGCTACCCGGCGATCCGCTCTCCGGGTGACGGTTGTCAAAGGGATCAACGATCACTCGCCGGAGAAGTACGGGCGGATCATCCGTGATGCCGCCCCGACGTTTGTCGAGATCAAAGGATATATGTATCTCGGATACAGTCGAAGCAGATTAGCAGCAGAGCAGATGCCCGACCATGCATATCTCCGATCCTTCGCCGAGGAGGTCGGCCGCCATGCCGGATACAGGATACGGGATGAGAGTCCCGTCTCCCGGGTCGTCTGCCTTGAGGAGGAACCATGAGATTTGATCCGGAAGAGTTCAGGAGACGCGGGAAAGAGGATTTTGAAGGGGCATGGCATGCCGGGACGACGGTGCTCTCAAAGCCGCCGTCCGGCCGGAAGTACCCCCGGTACACCTATACCCGTGCAGAACCGCACCCGGTCTTTGATACCATCCAGAGACTGCGGCAGGCATATCTTTCGATGGGTTTTTCCGAGGCGATGAACCCGGTCATCGTGGAGGAGCAGGAGGTATACCGGCAGTTCGGACCCGAGGCGATGGCTGTTCTTGATCGCGTCTTCTATCTCGGCGGCCTGCCACGGCCGAATGTCGGGATAGCGCGGAAACAGATCGAGGAGATCGAGGCGATTGCCGGGATAGCCATCACTTCTGAGAAGGAAGAGGCGCTCCGGACAACCCTTCATGCCTACAAGAAGGGCGACTTCGATGGCGATGATCTCGCCCATGAGATGGCGGCGGTCCTTGCTATCGATGATGCGGTCGTCGTCCATATCCTCGATGCGGTCTTCCCCGAGTTCCGTGAGCTCGCCCCCGAGTCATCCCGGTCCACCCTCCGGTCGCATATGACGAGCGGCTGGTTCATGTCCCTTGAAGAGTGCTGGAACCGGATGCCCCATCCGATCCGCCTCTTCTCGATCGACCGGTGCTTCCGGCGGGAGCAGGAGGAGGGGGCGACCCGCCTGATGAGCTACCACTCCGCATCCTGTATCGTCGCAGATCCGGATGTCACCATCGATGAGGGGATGGCGGTTGCCGAAGGGCTGTTATCCGCATTCGGGTTCACCGACTTTGAGTTCCGGCCCGATGAGAAGCGGTCGAAGTACTATATGCCGGGAACGCAGACCGAGGTCTATGCCCGCCACCCGGTCCATGACTGGGTGGAGGTGGCGACTTTTGGGATCTACTCCCCGT is part of the Methanocalculus alkaliphilus genome and encodes:
- the twy1 gene encoding 4-demethylwyosine synthase TYW1, which translates into the protein MHSKACDALRRQGYNFISPLSSAAVKPCLWSKRALAGGDMCYKHQFYGIESHRCIQMTPTLRCNQRCLFCWRSHELPAEEEKELLPEEIVASVRKLHKKGLSGYKTHAGTTEERWQEATERPNQVAISLSGEPTCYSHLPQLVDQFMETGHTVFVVSNGTRPWVIRDLHPTQLYISLDAPDEETYRLVCRPMGDYWGRIQESLSYLATRRSALRVTVVKGINDHSPEKYGRIIRDAAPTFVEIKGYMYLGYSRSRLAAEQMPDHAYLRSFAEEVGRHAGYRIRDESPVSRVVCLEEEP
- the sepS gene encoding O-phosphoserine--tRNA ligase codes for the protein MRFDPEEFRRRGKEDFEGAWHAGTTVLSKPPSGRKYPRYTYTRAEPHPVFDTIQRLRQAYLSMGFSEAMNPVIVEEQEVYRQFGPEAMAVLDRVFYLGGLPRPNVGIARKQIEEIEAIAGIAITSEKEEALRTTLHAYKKGDFDGDDLAHEMAAVLAIDDAVVVHILDAVFPEFRELAPESSRSTLRSHMTSGWFMSLEECWNRMPHPIRLFSIDRCFRREQEEGATRLMSYHSASCIVADPDVTIDEGMAVAEGLLSAFGFTDFEFRPDEKRSKYYMPGTQTEVYARHPVHDWVEVATFGIYSPSALGGYGVGIPVMNLGLGVERLAMIIHNADDVRKLSYAQFYPPVLSDRDLVRAISVREEPATETGRVLAEAIAAVATEHAADPSPCSFPAWSGEIAGTTVDVTVTEPEENSKLLGPACGNEIFIHEGAILGVPDTEKFAKIRADGTPTGIRFIDTVALLAAARIEEAARCGEGTTVQVKMAKLPSDVNIRIADHAMRFATDNHKKIDLRGPIFMTVESRVQGE